TGTGGCAGCGCCTGGCCCGCCGCCAGCGCGGCCTGGTTGGCGGAGAGGTTCGCCATCCAGAACGGATTCATGATGCCGGTGACAATCAGCGCGCCGTGAATACCGGCAAACCACAGGATCTGACAGATTAAAACGGAGATCAGGATCGCCGGCAGGGAGTCCGACGCGGCCACCAGCGGCGAGAGCAGGTGCATAATCGCTTCCGGCAGGATCATGCCGGTAGTGGATTCAATCAGCAGGTTGAGCGGGTGGAGCGTGAAGACAATCACCACCACCGGGATCAAAATCTCAAACGAGCGCGCGACGCCGGTCGGCACCTCTTTCGGCAGGCGGATAGTAATATTGTGGCGTTTCAGGAAGGCATACATTTCGCTCGCGTATATCGCCGTGATAAGCGCGGTGAAAATGCCCTGGCCTGAGAAATATTGCGTGGAGATCTGCCCGTCTTTATAAGGCGCCGCCACCAGCAGAAACGCCATAAACGCCAGCAGGCCGGTCATGATCGGATCAAGCTGATAGTGCTTGCCGAGGCTTGCGCCAATCCCGACCGAGATAAAAAAGGTCATCACGCCCATGCTGAGGTTAAACGGCAGCATCAGCTGTTCACGGTATTTCAGCGAGATATCAAGCCACGCGCGGCAAAAGCCGATTTGCGTATCCGGCGAGAAGGGCGGAAAGATAAAAACCAGCAGAAACGAGCCGATGATCATAAACGGCAGGGCGGCCAGGAAACCGTCCCTGATAGCCACCACATGACGCTGCGAGCCCATCGCGCCCGCCAGCGGCGTAATTTTGTTTTCAATAACATGGACCATACTCTGGTACAGACTCATGACGTGTTTCCTTTATCAGGCAGGGGGAGAACT
This DNA window, taken from Cronobacter universalis NCTC 9529, encodes the following:
- a CDS encoding PTS sugar transporter subunit IIC — translated: MSLYQSMVHVIENKITPLAGAMGSQRHVVAIRDGFLAALPFMIIGSFLLVFIFPPFSPDTQIGFCRAWLDISLKYREQLMLPFNLSMGVMTFFISVGIGASLGKHYQLDPIMTGLLAFMAFLLVAAPYKDGQISTQYFSGQGIFTALITAIYASEMYAFLKRHNITIRLPKEVPTGVARSFEILIPVVVIVFTLHPLNLLIESTTGMILPEAIMHLLSPLVAASDSLPAILISVLICQILWFAGIHGALIVTGIMNPFWMANLSANQAALAAGQALPHIYLQGFWDHYLLIGGVGSTLPLAFLLLRSRAVHLRTIGKMGVVPSMFNINEPILFGAPVIMNPVFFLPFILVPMVNAVLAWTATKLGWLAQVVSLTPWTTPAPIGASWAANWAFSPVVMCLICMVMSALMYYPFVKAYERTLQKQEAAQDNTEGDTVTNNA